Part of the Lycium ferocissimum isolate CSIRO_LF1 chromosome 6, AGI_CSIRO_Lferr_CH_V1, whole genome shotgun sequence genome, TATTTCCACACCAAACATCTCACACAATCTTCTTAGTTTTTCAACAACTTTCACTATATATAACCCTTAGTAAATGATCAAACTCATTCAAATTAAAACAGAACTTCCTACTTACATTATAACTTCATTTCCTGAAACAAAGCAATTTAGAGCAAATTGACACAATGGCTGCTTCCAGCAACTGCTCAATTCTTTTCATGATCATAGCATTATTGTCCTTATCCAGCATCACCACAAGTCATGCCGCTCGAAGCCTATTACAACTTCCCAACTTCCCTACAATCCCAACATTGCCTCAACCAACAATGCCACAATTGCCCAATATTCCCAATTTGCCAACACTTCCAACAGCTAATTCACCATTGCCTTCTTTGCCTACATTGCCCTCTGTACCAAAAATGACTCTGCCACCAATGCCTACCAATATTCCTCAGCCCAACATGCCATCACTTCCAACTATTCCCACAATTCCAAACATGCCTACACTCTCACCTCCTCCATCCAACTAATTATATAGCTCCCAGTTCCCACTGTATTATTAGTTGATTTCCCTATTGGTCTCTATGTACCACGCGTGATTATTTTTTTCGCTTTTGCTTTTGTCGCTTTGATATATTTTAAGTGATTATTAGCAATGTATTGTATCATTTTTATATACGTCTATTATCGAATTATGTGTATTAGTCCAGCATGTTTTCCAATTAAGCAAAGATCAACGTGATATACGTATTTTGAACAAATTGGATCACATACATTAATTAAAAACTACACTAATTTAATTTCCTTGAAAATCTACTTATTAGTGACAGCAATCGAGTAAAGGCACATTGTTTAACTAGATTGTATAAAAAGCTTCCCAactttttattgttgttttccGCAATCAACTAGCATTTCATTTAGAGAATCAAGAGTCATCAATCGATGCAGCAGTGAAAACTCAAGACGTATATGTTACGTTAAAATACAAGAAAAGGGCTTATAAAAATATGTGAAAACAAGTGAAGTCCAAACAAATTATACATTGAGAAGGTATTTTTTAGTAGCCAGTCGCGTACAAATAATCTGCATGTGAAGTATTGTGATGTTAATTAGGTAATTATATAGAATTAAAAAAGAGAtaatacaaaataataacaTATTTATGCAAATTACGTTCCTTCCAATCTAATATTTGTAACCTTTCCTCATACCGCATTCATTTGCAAACTTTCTTACACCTTTTCCTGGATATCTCCTTAGACAAATATAAGCTACTATATTTTTGACATATTCAGTGACAAAGTTTCAGCAAGTGATTGTTGTTACTTCACTTACTATAGCTAGGACACTTTAAAGAAGTAAGCAGTTCTTGTTCAACCATTTCTGGAATGTATGATAGAAAGTCCAAATAAGGCCATGGCGAGTAAGAAACTAATAGGCTCAATTCCGCCTCTACAAATTATATTGAAAAGCAATACATTTTCGCGTGCATTGGTTTCACCTTCCTCGAAAATGAATGATCATCTTGGTTTGTAATCTAACGTTAAGTCCATGTGAAAAAAAGACTAATACGCATAGGAGTAAAACTTTTCCCATGAGCTTGCTCGTGTTGCCTATCCAAAGTTTGGATGAAGGGGAGGATTTGGATAAGCTGGCAGCAAGCATAAAACTAGTCAATTCATGATGAATTCTCACGATACAAATATCATTGACACATACTCAGACTTGTAGTTGTTGTTAATAAATGGGAGTAAAACCTCCCCTAACTTGGTTCCCTTTTGATTGTTTAAAGAAAGGAGTTAAACTGAGGAGATTACAGGAGCGGAAGTATACCAAATGATTTATACAATCAGGCCTCTCTCTAACGGTTCTTTTTGGAACTAATCTTTCATGTtaagttatgttatattataacGTTTTCTATAATAGCATTTTGCTATAGCATTCAAAAAATTATCCGGACAAATGACACCGTTATAGAGGTTCAACTGTATAGCATGACCGCAAATGTACCAATTTGACATATTCTCATTCATTTTCAGTTTTTACTTCTTCCTAAAAGGTAAAGAACCCAAATATTTGCTTAATCAAGAGGTATGTTCGTATGAGTTTAGTATATACTAGTACTATTCTTAGCTCCCTAGCAGCACATTATTTCTTCGGAGAGGACACGTTAACATAACACATGGAAATGTGCTGCACAATACTGTTGAGCTGATTATTAGTTATTTGACTAATAATTAGGCAAGCAAACATCTCCTAGGTAGTTGAACAAAATCTGTATGATCaatattcttttttctcttaaCAATTCATTATGTTCTGTTGTCTTCTTTTCTCTGTAATTAGCTTTAGGCATGAGTACAAAGGCAGAGTTAAGATTTTGAGTTTATGGGTTCTAATTCTGGAAAAAGAAAGTTATTGAGttcttgataaattatttttacatatgaAGTAGattttttaacacaaatacaaTTACAGGGTATTGCACCAAGTGACTGGGTTCTGCCAATCCGTAAGCGGAATGCTAGCTCTCAGCTGCATGATTACCATCCATACGGGAATGAATACTAGCAGAGTACACTGCATTACATTAACACAAATGACAATCAATGTATTGCACTCAGAGAGTATAAATGATACAATACGTTGTAAAGAATCACATAATAGATTAAAATGACAAACAaagaagccaaaaaaaaaaaatcacgcgGTAGAGACCAGTAGGGTAAGATGGATAAATTCCCGTGATTGGAAGCCAAAGATTAGTTGGATGGAGGTGGTGAAAGTGTAGGCATGTTTGGAATTGTGGGAATGTTAGGAAATGATGGCATTTTGGGCAGTGGAATATTAGCAGGCACTGGTGGCAGAGTCATCTTTGGTATAGAAGGCAATGTAGGCAAAGATGGCAATGGCGAATTAGCGGTAGGAAGTGTTGGCAAAGATACTGCACTTGGCAATGGTGGCAATGTTGCTGCTGTTGGTAAGTTGGGAATAGTAGGCAACTGTGGCATTGTTGGTTGAGGCAATGAGGGGATTTTTGGCAAGTTTGGAAGTTGCATTAGGCTACGAGCAGCACGACTTGTTGATATACTTGAAAAGGACAATAATGCTACGATAACGAAGAGGATTGAGCAATTGTTAGAGGCAGCCATTGTGTCGATTTGCTCTAGATTGCTTTGTTT contains:
- the LOC132061638 gene encoding protein PELPK1-like, with product MAASNNCSILFVIVALLSFSSISTSRAARSLMQLPNLPKIPSLPQPTMPQLPTIPNLPTAATLPPLPSAVSLPTLPTANSPLPSLPTLPSIPKMTLPPVPANIPLPKMPSFPNIPTIPNMPTLSPPPSN
- the LOC132061637 gene encoding protein PELPK2-like, translated to MAASSNCSILFMIIALLSLSSITTSHAARSLLQLPNFPTIPTLPQPTMPQLPNIPNLPTLPTANSPLPSLPTLPSVPKMTLPPMPTNIPQPNMPSLPTIPTIPNMPTLSPPPSN